The window ttcatttttcCCTGGGATTTGAAACGAGCATTAAACAACAAAACCcgactgaaacaaaaaaatacctccccccccccaaaaaaaaagcagactaCTATGGAACATGCAAAAAAGCCACCAACTGGCTTTCAGACAtcacaataatattttaaacacacaGCTTCCCTTAATATTGACTAAGGGGGTTGTTGGTAACAACCCGCCCAGGAAACAACTGTTAAAGAACCGATATGCAAGTTACTTACATACTTTACTTTCGGAATGAAAAAATCACTTCTCTtacttaatttttattcatacgtttgtttgattttttttttgttgctttatttctgcttttaggttttttcttttttttttttttctgattttttttttttcacacagttcattaaaaagaagGAGGCTGCCACAACCCCGCCGGTGACCCGGCCCGGCCAGCCTGCTCCCTGCGAGCAGCCTCCGACCCAGCGCTCCCACCTCGGCTCTGCTCCCCCATCCACGATCTTCTCCCTGCCCTCACCCCCCTGCTTCGCCAGATACCTTGTTGTTGATAAGCACGCACAAAACGTCGGGcgattttatattttaaaataataaaaaaaaaatatatagaggaagaagaaacaaaataaaagaggggggtaaaaaaaatatatataacaaCAGCTCGCGGGTGGAGGATGTGGTTTCTTTCAAACAAAGTGCACTGCAAGACTGATTTGAAATGAGCTCCCGGAGGccgggggggttatggggagcCGCTGCGGGATCTGTCCTGCTTGGGGTCGAGCCCACTGACCAGACGCTGGATGTTTTGCAGTTCACTGGTCGCCGCCTCCTTGTCTGCTCCCAGTTTGGGGGAGAGGGAGACGGAGCCGGAGGAGAGGGTGGATGAGCGGCTGGTGAGGTCCGAGGCGGAGTCCAGGGGCACGGAACCGGGGCTGGTGGTGGGTAACCCccctgctttgccttctccGGAGCCGGTGGCCAGGCCGGGCAAGGCGGTGGTGAGGAGGCTGCTGCCGTCGGGCAGGGGGACGGGCAGCGGGTAGGGGCTGTAGCGGAGCCGCGGCCGCACGGCGTTGAGGAACGGGTGCCGGTGCACCGAGCTGGAGGCGGCGCTGGAAgcggcagccgccgccgccatgtAGGTGTAGGGGTAAGGGAAGAGGCTTCCGAAGGGAGACATGGCCAGGCCCTgcgggaggggaggagagagaaagggaagggttACCGGCCTGCACATCTTCCCCCGGGGGATGCTCCGCGGCACCCCCGCGCCAACACCCCCCCCACTTCCAGGCACACGCCATTGGAGAGCTGACAGTGGCCGAACTGCTACTGCCCACGGGAGGGGATGAAGATCCGTCCTGCCGGTGCCGAAGCCAAAACCACCCGGACCCCCCTCGAGTCAGCCCTGTCCTGCACAGCCCCCACCCCGCCGCGGGGGTCATGGCCCAAGAGGGGGGAGAGGGCCGAAATGAGATAAGGGCTGTGCTGTCTCATTCCCCaccctcctccttttcctccacaGGGAGATTTTATTTCTCCTCCCGCAGGTACAGCTGCGCTCCGCGCAGGGCAGCCCCGGGTATTCCTCCCCTCATTACGGCGGCTCCACTCCGCAGGCTGGGACGCGCCCCGCAGCGCGGAGCTGCGCGCTGGGACTTCCCGGGGAGCCGCCAAACCAcgggggaggcggggggcggggagggacAGAGGCCTGGCACAGTGTCCCAGGGAGCACGGGAGTGAGAGGACTAGTGGGAGAGCTCCGGGAGTTCAAGCTGGGCCACCCCCACTCTCCCCGCCCCCCACCCTGGGGTTTTCCCACCTCTGACTTTCCCCCAAACCCACCGCCTGCCCCTGCggagagagctggggtgggaACCCACAGCTGGGAGGCTAAAGGGGGTTTTCCGCTGCCTCCCCTTTTCCCCCGGGACGGAGCCCCCCCTGCTCCGGAGGGGCAGCACGCGGGGGACGCGGTACCTGAGAAGCCAGGACATGCTGCTGCagatggaaaggcaaagcagcCGCCGATGCTCCCGAGAGTCCCTGGGCCGCCGCCGTGGCCATGACCGTGTTGTCCAGTCCCGAGACACCGGCAGATGCCCCGGAGACGGTGGCGAGCAGGGGCCCCATCCCCGCGGCCATGCCGGAGAAAGCCCCCCCCATGGCGAACTGCCCGGGGTGCAGCAGCAGCGGGTGCCCGTTCCCCAGCGGGTTGAAGAACTGCTGGCCGGCCAGGGCAGGGGGGAAGCCGAGGTTTTGCAAGTGTCCCTGACTCAGGTGGGCCGTGCTGTCGGTCTGGACCGTGAGGGGGGCGAAGGGCTCTTTACCCAACAGCCGGTTCTCATCTACTTTGGGACCATCCCTGAGGGGGCTTTTCAGTTCCTCGCCGCTCAGGCTTCCCCCTCGGGTGCTGGAAGAGATAGTAGCTGGGCTGTGCCGGGAGTCCGGAGGGACTTTTTCCGTCCTCTCTCGGCTCCGACTCCCCGCCGAGTCGCCGGGGAAGAAGTGGCTTTTGGAGGGGCTGCCCCCCTTATCCCGGGGGTCGTCTCCCGCGGCCGCGGCAGAGCTGGCCGGTGCTGGGGTGGTGGCGGTGGTTGTGCTGATTTTGCCCGACTCGTTGGCTTCTAGCAAGGGATCGTCTTTGCTGTCTGCATCGCTGTCTCCCTCGCTGGGGCAGAGATCTGCAAGACAAAGGGAAGCGGGGCTAGGATCCGGCACAGCACGTCCCTTCAAACCCCGTCGGGTTGGGAGAGAGGGCAGAAAGGCTTCCTGGCCGGCCAGagatttaaatgtaaatacttccttctttttttttttttattattattcttacataaataaatacattcccCCGGCTCCCACCGCCCGCCACATCCGAGCCAACCCGACTTT of the Columba livia isolate bColLiv1 breed racing homer chromosome 17, bColLiv1.pat.W.v2, whole genome shotgun sequence genome contains:
- the TBX3 gene encoding T-box transcription factor TBX3, giving the protein MNIPMRDPVIPGTSMAYHPFLPHRAPDFAMSAVLGHQPPFFPALALPPNGAAALSLPGALAKPIMDQLVGAAETGIPFSSLGHQAAAHLRPLKTLEPEEEVEDDPKVHLEAKELWEQFHKRGTEMVITKSGRRMFPPFKVRCTGLDKKAKYILLMDIVAADDCRYKFHNSRWMVAGKADPEMPKRMYIHPDSPATGEQWMSKVVTFHKLKLTNNISDKHGFTILNSMHKYQPRFHIVRANDILKLPYSTFRTYVFPETEFIAVTAYQNDKITQLKIDNNPFAKGFRDTGNGRREKRKQLTLQSMRVYDERQKKENPTSDESSNEQTAFKCFAQSSCPTVPTVGTSSLKDLCPSEGDSDADSKDDPLLEANESGKISTTTATTPAPASSAAAAGDDPRDKGGSPSKSHFFPGDSAGSRSRERTEKVPPDSRHSPATISSSTRGGSLSGEELKSPLRDGPKVDENRLLGKEPFAPLTVQTDSTAHLSQGHLQNLGFPPALAGQQFFNPLGNGHPLLLHPGQFAMGGAFSGMAAGMGPLLATVSGASAGVSGLDNTVMATAAAQGLSGASAAALPFHLQQHVLASQGLAMSPFGSLFPYPYTYMAAAAAASSAASSSVHRHPFLNAVRPRLRYSPYPLPVPLPDGSSLLTTALPGLATGSGEGKAGGLPTTSPGSVPLDSASDLTSRSSTLSSGSVSLSPKLGADKEAATSELQNIQRLVSGLDPKQDRSRSGSP